One window from the genome of Carassius carassius chromosome 15, fCarCar2.1, whole genome shotgun sequence encodes:
- the LOC132157928 gene encoding neurotrophin receptor-interacting factor homolog — protein sequence MQNPSSTPLADIIASLPVLHCEQHQALLDLRTDQKRRFQAIVQAQQEDRERIRSWIDQEVPAEATGPPTVPVHLPMHKMGPQDDPEAFLELFQKSAEACRWPREQWPVRLIPLLSDEAQVAAQQLLVANLLVFDDLKRAIIQRVGRSPEQHRQRFRSLDLGEAGRPFAMDQQLRDSCRKWLLAEGSDVEHVIDLVVLEQFIARLPKKTAEIQQ from the exons atgcaaaacCCGTCCTCCACGCCACTCGCGGACATCATCGCGTCCCTCCCGGTCCTGCAttgcgaacaacaccaggccctgctggacttgaggacCGACCAGAAAAGGCGGTTCCAGGCCATCGTacaagcccagcaggaggaccgcgagaggatccggagctggatcgaccaGGAGGTACCCGCCGAGGCCACCGGGCCGCCCACAGTCCCGGTGCATCTGCCAatgcacaagatggggccccaggacgatccggaagCGTTCCTGGAGCTCTTCCAGAAGTCGGCGGAAGCCTGCCGGTGGCCCCGCGaacagtggccggtgcgcctcatccccctgctctcggacgaggcccaggtggccgcgcAACAGCTCttggtggcgaacctcctggtcttcgacgacctgaagagggccatcatccagcgggtcggccggagccccgagcaacatcgccagcgcttccgATCCCTGGACTTGGGGgaagccggtcggcccttcgcgatggaccaacagctccgggactcctgccgcaagtggctactggccgagggaagtgacgtggagcacgtcatcgacctggtggtgctggagcagttcatcgctcggctgcCAAAGAAGactgccga aatccaacagtaa